One genomic window of Coraliomargarita sinensis includes the following:
- a CDS encoding TIGR03643 family protein: MTKKHKKLSAGATDRVIGMAWQDRCSFERIEDVSGLTEPEVIKLMRANLKPSSFRRWRKRVSGRVTKHRKRFKRFEAFKGSFE, from the coding sequence ATGACGAAGAAACATAAAAAGCTATCGGCCGGGGCTACGGACCGTGTCATCGGGATGGCATGGCAGGACCGCTGTTCGTTTGAGCGGATCGAAGATGTTTCCGGATTGACTGAACCGGAGGTAATCAAGCTGATGCGGGCGAACCTAAAGCCCTCCAGCTTCCGCCGATGGAGAAAGCGTGTGAGTGGACGTGTGACGAAGCATCGCAAGCGTTTTAAGCGATTTGAGGCCTTTAAAGGTTCCTTTGAGTAG
- a CDS encoding DUF3253 domain-containing protein: MGDRQNIRASILKLLQARQENATICPSEAARDVFDRSEWSARMTLVRDVAAGMASEGQIEFCQKGEAVDPATVRGPVRLRLK, translated from the coding sequence ATGGGGGATCGTCAGAATATACGTGCTTCCATCCTGAAGCTTCTGCAGGCCCGTCAAGAGAACGCGACGATATGTCCGAGTGAAGCGGCTCGTGATGTGTTTGATCGATCCGAATGGAGTGCCCGGATGACTCTCGTTCGAGATGTGGCGGCAGGGATGGCAAGCGAAGGGCAGATCGAATTCTGTCAAAAGGGCGAGGCGGTGGACCCGGCAACTGTCAGGGGGCCGGTACGTTTAAGGCTGAAGTGA
- a CDS encoding acyl-CoA thioesterase, which yields MNQRFVYQSEVYFDELDALGVLHHTRYMLHLERAQQKFFEHLLGVNDFNAERDEDIYVVVHSLETRFREPFQKPGPIEVDYGIERIRSGGVTMDFKIRDPNGGKLYCEGKRTVCKLSAQTHQPAPWTEPFRQAMETYLK from the coding sequence ATGAATCAACGTTTCGTATATCAATCAGAAGTATATTTTGACGAATTGGATGCTCTTGGTGTTCTGCATCATACCCGCTACATGCTACACCTTGAGCGAGCACAGCAAAAGTTTTTCGAGCATCTGCTCGGAGTGAACGACTTCAATGCCGAGCGCGATGAGGATATCTATGTGGTCGTGCACAGCTTGGAGACACGTTTTCGCGAACCTTTTCAAAAACCCGGTCCGATCGAGGTGGATTATGGTATCGAGCGAATTCGCAGTGGCGGGGTGACCATGGATTTCAAGATCCGCGATCCGAATGGCGGCAAACTGTACTGTGAGGGTAAACGCACGGTCTGTAAGCTTTCCGCGCAGACGCACCAGCCTGCGCCCTGGACAGAGCCCTTCCGACAAGCCATGGAGACTTACCTGAAATGA
- a CDS encoding ADP-ribosylglycohydrolase family protein: MNDRLQNAMLGALVADAVSMPVHWYYDRNALDRDYPNLETYQAPKNPHPDSILWRSKYTPRNKDADILHEQAKYWGQKGVHYHQFLPAGDNTVNFLLGAQLYRSTVATGKYDPDAWLEIYINSLRTPGWHADTYLEEYHRAFFDNLARGKKPAECGIKDIHIGGLTPVPFLLAALDAIGETSLDADLPTVEAHLALTHHGSEIASTGRAFTRMLHALASGTDLRAAIIENASECVSEGQLDTWAQFEDRDVVGRYLTTACYLPDSFTASLYLAWKYHDDFSAGVIANARCGGDNAHRGAVVGALLAAANDIPEQWLKNLKSMERLRCDTLKPTF; this comes from the coding sequence ATGAACGACCGATTACAAAATGCCATGCTGGGTGCTCTGGTGGCCGATGCAGTCTCGATGCCGGTTCACTGGTATTATGACAGGAATGCTTTGGACCGTGACTACCCGAATCTTGAAACCTATCAGGCACCGAAAAATCCGCATCCGGACAGTATTCTCTGGCGTTCCAAGTATACGCCTCGCAACAAGGACGCCGATATTCTGCACGAGCAGGCAAAATATTGGGGGCAAAAAGGCGTGCACTACCACCAGTTTCTCCCGGCCGGCGACAATACCGTAAACTTCCTGCTGGGGGCGCAACTCTACCGCTCCACGGTCGCAACCGGTAAATACGACCCGGATGCCTGGCTGGAGATCTACATCAATTCCCTGCGTACACCCGGCTGGCATGCGGATACTTACCTCGAAGAATATCACCGCGCATTTTTCGACAATCTCGCCCGGGGTAAAAAGCCTGCCGAATGCGGGATCAAAGATATACATATCGGGGGTCTTACCCCGGTTCCCTTCTTGTTGGCCGCGCTTGATGCGATTGGGGAGACTTCGCTGGATGCCGACCTTCCGACGGTCGAAGCCCATCTTGCCTTGACTCACCATGGGTCCGAGATTGCCTCAACGGGGCGCGCATTCACCCGCATGCTCCATGCACTTGCTTCCGGGACAGACCTTCGGGCGGCAATCATTGAGAACGCTTCGGAATGCGTAAGCGAGGGACAACTCGACACCTGGGCCCAATTTGAGGATCGTGATGTGGTGGGTCGTTATTTGACTACTGCCTGCTACCTTCCGGATTCGTTTACAGCCTCACTTTACCTCGCATGGAAATATCATGATGATTTCAGCGCGGGCGTGATTGCCAACGCACGTTGTGGGGGAGATAACGCGCATCGAGGTGCCGTCGTCGGGGCCTTGCTGGCAGCGGCAAACGATATTCCCGAACAGTGGTTGAAGAATCTGAAGTCTATGGAGCGTCTTCGCTGCGACACGTTGAAACCTACTTTCTGA
- a CDS encoding DUF4174 domain-containing protein, with protein sequence MSSVTFAESNPLESFRWEYRLILIYTPTEEIDGALAKLKAAEPEIKERHILWFVFSERESRTNNSDPIEEDFRTEVLRHYFEDGETTQLRLIGKDGGIKEKADKLILERIFSLIDAMPMRQAEMKRN encoded by the coding sequence ATGAGTTCAGTTACCTTCGCCGAATCGAATCCCCTTGAGTCATTTCGCTGGGAGTATCGTCTCATTCTGATATACACGCCCACCGAAGAAATTGACGGAGCGCTCGCTAAACTGAAGGCTGCCGAGCCTGAAATTAAAGAGCGTCACATTCTTTGGTTTGTCTTCAGTGAAAGGGAGTCGCGGACGAATAACTCAGACCCGATTGAAGAGGACTTTCGTACTGAGGTGCTCAGGCACTATTTTGAAGACGGTGAAACAACGCAGCTTCGTCTCATTGGTAAAGACGGTGGCATTAAGGAAAAGGCGGATAAACTTATTCTGGAGCGTATATTTTCGCTCATTGATGCCATGCCAATGCGACAGGCCGAGATGAAACGCAATTAA
- a CDS encoding type 1 glutamine amidotransferase domain-containing protein, protein MKALILRVISLLSIAASATAAQPILIVVTNHDRIGDTNTPTGYYLSEVAHPWHVFTEAGYEVEFASPKGGFAPMDPKSFDLEDPINKAFWHNLDAVQGVVHTHDLGKLDPEAYAAIFFAGGHGTMWDFPKSNKVRKSIARHYKNGGIIGAVCHGPAALVGVKLDGVPLVKGKKVAAFTNEEEAAVQLTDAMPFLLESKLRELGAEFVEADNFKNKVAVSERLVTGQNPASATDTARAILKLLD, encoded by the coding sequence ATGAAAGCTCTCATTCTGCGTGTTATCAGTTTATTATCTATCGCCGCGAGTGCCACTGCGGCCCAGCCGATTCTTATCGTCGTGACCAACCACGACCGGATTGGAGATACGAACACACCGACCGGATATTACCTTTCGGAAGTGGCTCACCCTTGGCACGTGTTCACCGAAGCGGGTTACGAAGTGGAGTTTGCCAGCCCCAAAGGTGGTTTTGCTCCCATGGACCCCAAGAGTTTCGATTTGGAAGATCCTATAAACAAAGCGTTCTGGCACAATCTGGATGCCGTTCAGGGTGTCGTACATACCCATGATTTAGGCAAACTGGACCCCGAAGCTTACGCCGCGATTTTCTTTGCCGGAGGGCACGGAACCATGTGGGACTTCCCTAAATCGAATAAGGTGCGAAAGAGCATCGCCAGGCACTATAAAAACGGGGGCATCATCGGAGCAGTCTGCCACGGTCCGGCGGCTCTTGTCGGTGTCAAATTGGATGGAGTGCCTCTGGTCAAGGGCAAGAAAGTCGCCGCTTTCACCAATGAAGAGGAAGCGGCTGTGCAGTTGACCGATGCAATGCCGTTTTTACTTGAGAGTAAGCTTCGTGAACTCGGTGCCGAATTTGTCGAAGCAGATAACTTCAAAAACAAAGTAGCGGTTTCGGAGCGCTTGGTTACAGGGCAGAATCCTGCGTCCGCGACAGATACTGCCAGAGCTATCCTCAAGCTACTTGATTAA
- a CDS encoding peroxiredoxin-like family protein, which yields MPTKVKSLALLSVLVFGAMTSSKAVPNDPRNVNPVEVGSTLPVVNLTNESGKPVSLREALGGGKAVIIFYRGSWCPYCTKHLSAVGQHEDKILNQGYKIIALSPDKPAVIEDYAKEADLNYELYSDSEMAAATAFGLTFKLDEATLAKLDSYDIDIEAASGKKHHLLPVPAVFISDEEGRITFRYYNPDYKKRLSPEELLGAIE from the coding sequence ATGCCGACAAAAGTAAAATCCCTCGCGCTTCTCTCCGTGCTCGTATTCGGAGCCATGACCTCCTCGAAGGCAGTACCGAACGATCCACGCAATGTAAATCCGGTCGAAGTCGGTAGCACGCTACCGGTAGTGAATTTGACCAACGAATCGGGCAAACCTGTCAGTCTTCGAGAGGCCCTCGGAGGCGGTAAGGCTGTTATTATTTTCTACCGTGGAAGCTGGTGCCCCTATTGTACCAAGCACCTGTCTGCTGTCGGCCAGCATGAAGATAAAATACTCAATCAAGGTTACAAGATCATCGCACTTTCTCCCGACAAGCCAGCGGTTATTGAGGACTACGCAAAGGAGGCCGACCTCAATTATGAGCTCTATTCCGATTCAGAGATGGCGGCAGCCACTGCCTTCGGCCTGACTTTCAAACTGGATGAGGCCACCTTGGCAAAGCTGGACAGCTATGACATCGATATCGAAGCGGCATCCGGGAAAAAACACCACCTCCTGCCCGTGCCCGCGGTTTTTATAAGCGACGAAGAAGGCCGTATCACCTTTCGCTACTATAACCCCGATTACAAGAAGCGCCTCTCACCCGAAGAACTCTTGGGTGCTATCGAATAA